The Candidatus Acidiferrales bacterium genomic sequence GAGAGCGGTGGGCGTTCTACGCCCACCGCTCTCGATTCTCAAGGATACCAGGGGCACGCTAGAAGCTGAACCGCATCTGGAATTCAACCACACGGCCGGCCAGCCCGCGCGCGGCCATGCCGAAGTTCGGCTCTTCGATATTGGTGCTGGCGGAGTTGAACCCAAAAGGCTGCAAATTGAGCTTGTTGAACATATTGAAAAAGTTGGCTCGGAAGTCGAATTTCGTTCCCTCGCTGAAGATCCATCCTTGCGGCAAAGGAGTGCTCTTCACAAAGCTGAAATCCAGTCCGAAAAATCTCGGACCGCGGAAGGCATTGCGGCCAATGCCGGGAGGGCCCTGGGTGCAGGCGTCGAAATACGGGTCACCAATACTCGGGGCCGGATCCGGCGGGCAGTTGGCGGAACGATTCTGAATGCCGGGGAAGTTGCCGTTATTTCGCGTAAACGTATTCGTGTCGTGACTGTCGCCCACGCCACCGAAATAGGCAGAAGGTCGCGCCGGGCGAATGGTATCCGCCCCGGTCACCGGAACCGAGCTGACGCGCCCGGTCACCGGCGTCCACGGGAATCCCGAGTGTGCGCTCAGAATCGCATTGATTTGCCACCCGCCAAGCAGCTTGCCGACCCAATCTGTTCGGTTGCGCAGAATCGGCAAGTCCCACAAAGCGATGAAGGTGAAGTGGTGCGTGGCGTCGAAATCGGAGGGTCCCCGTTCCGAATCGAGGAACGCGGGGTTGGTCTGGTTGGTTTGCGCCCCGGGCCCTTCGTTCGAAAGTGTGTCAATGCTCTTCGACCACCGGTACGCCCCTTCCACCTGGAAGCCTTGGGCGAATGGCCGCCGGACTCGCACGAGCATGGCGTTGAAGTTGGCGTTCACGTCGGGTGTGGGAAAGTAGGTCGCGTAGAAGCCTGGGTTCACGGGATACAGAAAGTTTTGATTGACGATGCGGATCAGCTTGTGACTGCTGCTGGCCTGATACCCGAGCGACCCGAACAAGCGCCATGGCAGCTCGTATTCCGTCTCCAGCGACCAGAGGTAAACATACGCGTTTGGATTCCGCGACGGGGAGCCGTAAATCTCCACCGAGCGGCCAAGAACTCCGCCAGTGTTCGGATCGATTCCTACTCCCAGCGCCGGATTCACCGGGTAGCTTGTGGGCGACGTGCTGCTGCCCAGAACGTAGGTGATTACCCCTCCGGCAAACGGGCTGCCCCAGGATTCCCCGCCGACGCCGGTAGTACCGCAACAGATGTTGTATCGAGCGAACTCCGGCGGGTTTCCGCGACTGTTGCTGAAGCCGACTTGCGGGATGCGGTTAAAGGCGACTCCGAAGCCTCCGCGGATCACCATCTTGTTCTCGAAGAAGGTGGGGCTCCAGGCGAAGCCGAGCCGCGGCGCGAAATTGTTGCGGTCCGGCTCGAAGAGTTCGTCCACCGACTGCACTCTTCCCGCGGCGAGGTTGGGAGGCGTAAAGATGAGATTGGTGATGCGGTTGCCCTTTTCGCGCAAGGGCGAGAAATACTCGTAGCGCAACCCGACATTGAACGTCAGATTGGGACGAAACTTCCAGTCGTCCTGCACGAAGAATCCAACGTAGCGAGTGCGGAAGTAGCGCTGGGCGTTGGCTGGCCCGCCGGTGCGCGGATCAGCGTTGATCTGTTCAAAGATCGGCGTATCGTTCGCCAGATTCCACAGCCGATGGAGGGAATACAGCGGACGGGCTCCTCCGCCCAGATTGTTGTTGTCCTGTTCCCAGCGCAGCTCGATTCCGCCCTTCAAGCCGTGGGAGCCGAACACTTTGCTGAGCACGTCTCGGAACTCGAAGATGTTCTGGGCAAAGACGCCGGGC encodes the following:
- a CDS encoding TonB-dependent receptor, translated to MTQRIRPFCFAFAVSALLILAAPAHAQFNAAIQGTVLDTTGAVVPKASVTATNQETARTYESVTSETGFYRIAGLLPGRYTVQVEAQGFKKHEGKDVVVGAEQTRGYDVKLELGPIEQTVTVTAETAPGMQTESASVNGAIRRDDLLRLPQVGRDPYELLRTAPGVFGDSARSGAGQAVPLPNNAGPGGSNTSIFQVENQVQVSANGQRVSANNYTIDGVSVNSLTWGGAALVTPNQESVKEVQVLSSSYSAEDGRNTGAHVKVVSQNGTNDFHGSAIYKHGDPGLNSFNKYGGPGGALPVRVGNKIRQFGGSVGGPVLKEKLFFFFSYEGLRVNNSDVSSPVFIETQQFRDLVINQRSGGITARIFGQPGIAPRVDATLAPTCANFSPAECQIAGQGMDIGSLTLGLGQYNPLGNALGGGFDGVADIQRVQLLLPSRIRGHQYNTRIDYHLGRNQFAYSLYVTKQNNLGGADESGRSRPMNDLTFKPFNTSMTATWIRTLTSTMLNETRFNFTRFAADQVADSGGTNFGIPRVEVEGLPFDRIRFGPNWSETTPGVFAQNIFEFRDVLSKVFGSHGLKGGIELRWEQDNNNLGGGARPLYSLHRLWNLANDTPIFEQINADPRTGGPANAQRYFRTRYVGFFVQDDWKFRPNLTFNVGLRYEYFSPLREKGNRITNLIFTPPNLAAGRVQSVDELFEPDRNNFAPRLGFAWSPTFFENKMVIRGGFGVAFNRIPQVGFSNSRGNPPEFARYNICCGTTGVGGESWGSPFAGGVITYVLGSSTSPTSYPVNPALGVGIDPNTGGVLGRSVEIYGSPSRNPNAYVYLWSLETEYELPWRLFGSLGYQASSSHKLIRIVNQNFLYPVNPGFYATYFPTPDVNANFNAMLVRVRRPFAQGFQVEGAYRWSKSIDTLSNEGPGAQTNQTNPAFLDSERGPSDFDATHHFTFIALWDLPILRNRTDWVGKLLGGWQINAILSAHSGFPWTPVTGRVSSVPVTGADTIRPARPSAYFGGVGDSHDTNTFTRNNGNFPGIQNRSANCPPDPAPSIGDPYFDACTQGPPGIGRNAFRGPRFFGLDFSFVKSTPLPQGWIFSEGTKFDFRANFFNMFNKLNLQPFGFNSASTNIEEPNFGMAARGLAGRVVEFQMRFSF